The sequence gtgtggcagaagtgtagaattgcATCAGgcatcaaaacacgtgaattCTGCAACGTATTGtaggtttaaaggcccaccaattacaaagtgcATAGGCATAATTAAATATCGTTATCAATAATGGCATTGACCAAGTATGCAGCATCATGGGTGCGTGTGTTGCTTTACGGACACGTAATGGGCACTTTACCAATTCGCAGAAGgaagagttatggcgtagtgggctcctTGCAGCTGCACTGGCAGTAGTCATTGTAGGATAGTTTAAAATGGCCAATGTTATGTGCAcagatgttcctttccttgcagcacAATGTCCACTGAGAAGCAAGACTAGGCTAGAGATTGATTAGCTGATGCGAATGGGGCCCAATTACACAATCCCGTTCTCCTTTTGTAGGTGAAGCTCAAGTGATCATGTTTTTTGTGCATTTCTCGAGACAGTTTATTTTTTGGTTTTTCTTATCATTGTTTTCTTTCCTCCAAAGCTCGGAGAGTGTCTCAGTTGTATTAGTTTCCAGTAACCCATTTTTCTTCACGGCATGCAGTGGTGTTGCCGAACTAATGTGAACTGTGTGTTATTGAAACTGAATGCAGAGTCTGCTCGCAGTGAAGGAAGACAAAGCTGCAGTGGCAGTGAAAGAGCTGTTTCCTGCGCCACAACATGGGACCAGCCATGTGGCAAACTCGGAGTTTATAGGCGCAGCAAGCCTTGGAGAGCTTACAGCTGCGGAGCCTGCAGATTATATTGACACTTCAGCTGGCAATGTTATTGCAGAGTTCATTTTAGACTCTTCTGTGGATGAAGGTATTGTCATTCATGTGTGCCcacatgtgtagtttgtaatGACATATTTGTTACTTTTTGCAGCATTGGGCCTTCCACAGACGCTCATATACGGTACATCGCACGAGCATAGTATGCAACTTTCATTTCATATGTTTACGCGAAGGACCTTACAGGCGTTTTAGAGAGGAGGGGAAATGAGTGAGGCACATAATCGCAGGCAGCAGACTTGTA comes from Rhipicephalus sanguineus isolate Rsan-2018 chromosome 7, BIME_Rsan_1.4, whole genome shotgun sequence and encodes:
- the LOC125756167 gene encoding uncharacterized protein LOC125756167 translates to MQSLLAVKEDKAAVAVKELFPAPQHGTSHVANSEFIGAASLGELTAAEPADYIDTSAGNVIAEFILDSSVDEALGLPQTLIYGTSHEHTEAAPVEVEGPPNEESVQTVAHAQVAPTGPFTEGLFNVVDGQASIHFFLPWCVCVCNTLC